One Deefgea tanakiae genomic region harbors:
- a CDS encoding CopD family protein, producing MLWIKSLHLIFVISWFAGLFYLPRIFVNLAMATEPAELARLNLMAHKLYRFMTPIGILALIFGVWMWSYYAFYLGEGWRWMHVKLGLVASLVIYHAWCRQIVRDFAAGKNTRSHVWYRFFNEFPVLVLFATVVLVIVKPF from the coding sequence ATGTTGTGGATTAAATCGTTACACCTGATATTTGTGATTAGCTGGTTTGCGGGGCTGTTTTATCTGCCACGCATTTTCGTTAATCTAGCGATGGCGACGGAACCTGCAGAACTGGCGCGGCTCAATTTAATGGCGCATAAACTCTATCGATTTATGACGCCGATTGGCATCTTGGCACTGATTTTTGGCGTGTGGATGTGGAGCTACTATGCTTTTTACCTCGGTGAAGGCTGGCGCTGGATGCATGTTAAACTCGGTTTAGTAGCTTCGTTAGTCATTTACCATGCATGGTGCCGACAAATTGTGCGTGATTTTGCCGCCGGAAAAAACACCCGCAGCCACGTGTGGTATCGCTTTTTTAATGAGTTCCCCGTGCTTGTTTTGTTCGCCACCGTAGTGTTGGTGATTGTAAAACCTTTTTAA
- a CDS encoding DVU_2496 family lipoprotein, protein MKALLPVLLIALLSACGESSSTSAASGEQCGVYAIGPNQIKEILKSQQAEPAPGRTAKADLPAEFPPELLDPQGYYRGMAVYCTVEEARKALVDQKHADWGVYELTSDWASNVYKADDGANHLSKNATIKQAVE, encoded by the coding sequence ATGAAAGCCTTGTTGCCTGTTTTGTTGATTGCTTTACTCAGCGCCTGTGGCGAATCCTCAAGCACCTCCGCCGCGAGTGGCGAGCAATGTGGCGTCTACGCCATTGGCCCCAACCAAATTAAAGAAATCCTCAAAAGCCAACAAGCCGAACCGGCACCAGGGCGCACCGCAAAAGCGGATCTTCCCGCCGAATTTCCGCCAGAGCTACTCGACCCGCAAGGCTATTACCGTGGCATGGCGGTGTATTGCACCGTTGAAGAAGCTCGCAAAGCTTTGGTGGATCAAAAACACGCCGATTGGGGCGTGTATGAACTGACCAGTGATTGGGCCAGCAATGTGTATAAGGCCGATGATGGTGCCAATCACTTGAGCAAAAACGCCACCATCAAGCAGGCGGTGGAATAA
- a CDS encoding CYTH domain-containing protein yields the protein MAVEIERKFLVASDAWREQISHSTRIAQGYLCTDPERTVRVRTKGEAAFLTIKGKNAGISRAEFEYAIPVADALAMLQLCPNVLDKTRHLVNVDGHTFEVDEFHGANAGLIVAELELSSEDAAYPQPAWLGAEVSGDTRYYNSALSITPFSQWAK from the coding sequence ATGGCGGTCGAGATTGAACGCAAATTTCTCGTTGCCAGCGATGCATGGCGTGAGCAAATCAGCCATAGTACGCGCATTGCGCAAGGCTATTTGTGCACCGACCCAGAGCGCACGGTGCGCGTTCGTACCAAGGGCGAAGCGGCATTTTTAACCATCAAAGGCAAAAATGCTGGCATCAGTCGCGCCGAGTTTGAATACGCCATCCCCGTTGCCGATGCTTTGGCGATGCTGCAGCTCTGCCCGAATGTGCTGGATAAAACCCGCCATTTGGTCAACGTAGATGGCCACACTTTCGAAGTCGACGAATTCCACGGCGCGAATGCCGGACTCATCGTCGCCGAGTTGGAGCTAAGCAGCGAAGATGCGGCTTATCCACAGCCGGCATGGTTAGGCGCAGAGGTCTCAGGCGATACGCGCTACTACAACAGCGCGCTCTCGATTACACCGTTTAGCCAATGGGCAAAATGA
- a CDS encoding GNAT family N-acetyltransferase, which produces MSDFPRLETQRLVLREIVAADAAAIFSIHGDANVMRYFGADPMSEPDQAVALIETFTRWRDEENSGIRWGIEQNGQLIGTCGLFRWNHAWHSAMVGYELAQSTWGQGFMQEALVSILSYGFTAMDLNRIEAQIHPNNTASLKLMPKLGFTHEGQLREVGFWGGQFHDFVQFGLLKREFAG; this is translated from the coding sequence ATGAGCGATTTTCCACGACTGGAAACGCAGCGCTTAGTTCTACGCGAAATCGTCGCTGCTGATGCAGCGGCGATTTTTTCTATTCATGGTGACGCGAATGTCATGCGCTATTTCGGCGCCGACCCGATGAGCGAACCAGACCAAGCCGTCGCTTTAATTGAAACATTTACTCGCTGGCGCGACGAGGAAAACTCGGGTATTCGCTGGGGCATTGAGCAAAATGGGCAACTGATCGGCACCTGTGGATTATTTCGCTGGAATCACGCGTGGCATAGCGCGATGGTCGGTTATGAATTAGCGCAATCGACTTGGGGGCAAGGATTTATGCAAGAAGCCTTAGTCTCAATTCTGTCATATGGTTTTACCGCAATGGATTTAAACCGCATCGAAGCGCAAATTCACCCCAACAATACTGCATCGCTCAAACTGATGCCCAAGCTCGGATTTACCCATGAAGGTCAATTACGTGAAGTCGGCTTTTGGGGCGGCCAGTTCCATGATTTTGTGCAGTTTGGTTTATTAAAACGGGAATTTGCGGGCTGA
- the aroG gene encoding 3-deoxy-7-phosphoheptulonate synthase AroG, translating into MQYQTDDVRIREIKELLPPVAVIEKYPVNELASTAVFETRQAIHRMLNDQDDRLLVIIGPCSIHDTKSAIEYGHRLVKLREEYKDRLEIVMRVYFEKPRTTVGWKGLINDPFLNGSFNINEGLRIARKLLVDLNNIGLPTAGEFLDMITPQYVADLMSWGAIGARTTESQVHRELASGLSCPVGFKNGTDGNLKIAFDAIKSAGQPHHFLSVTKYGHSAIVATGGNPDCHVILRGGKAPNYDETHVRAASADLAAVGLPQKIMIDFSHGNSSKDFRRQMVVCNDTCTQVAAGNKAIFGVMVESHLVEGRQDDNSGKELTYGQSITDACISWETTEELLLNLANAVAQRRALAHLE; encoded by the coding sequence ATGCAATATCAAACCGACGACGTCCGTATCCGCGAAATTAAAGAACTCTTGCCGCCAGTCGCGGTGATTGAGAAATATCCAGTTAATGAACTCGCGTCGACGGCGGTGTTTGAAACCCGCCAAGCGATTCACCGCATGCTCAACGACCAAGACGACCGTCTATTGGTTATCATCGGCCCATGCTCAATTCATGACACTAAATCGGCCATCGAATACGGTCACCGTTTGGTGAAATTGCGCGAAGAATACAAAGATCGCCTCGAAATCGTCATGCGTGTGTATTTCGAAAAACCACGCACCACCGTGGGCTGGAAAGGTTTAATCAACGATCCATTCCTCAACGGCAGCTTTAACATCAACGAAGGCTTGCGTATCGCACGTAAATTGCTGGTTGATTTAAACAATATCGGCCTGCCAACGGCGGGCGAATTCCTCGATATGATCACGCCGCAATATGTGGCTGATTTGATGAGCTGGGGCGCAATTGGCGCACGGACGACTGAATCGCAAGTGCATCGTGAATTGGCATCGGGTTTGTCTTGCCCAGTGGGTTTCAAAAACGGCACCGATGGCAATTTGAAAATCGCATTTGACGCGATCAAATCAGCCGGTCAACCGCATCATTTCTTGTCGGTAACCAAATACGGTCATTCAGCGATTGTAGCTACCGGCGGCAATCCAGATTGCCACGTGATCTTGCGTGGTGGTAAAGCGCCGAATTATGATGAAACGCATGTTCGCGCAGCGAGCGCCGATTTGGCTGCGGTGGGCTTGCCACAAAAAATCATGATCGACTTTAGCCACGGCAACAGTAGCAAAGATTTCCGTCGCCAAATGGTCGTGTGCAACGACACTTGTACCCAAGTCGCTGCGGGCAATAAAGCGATTTTCGGCGTGATGGTCGAAAGCCATCTGGTCGAAGGCCGCCAAGACGACAATTCGGGTAAAGAATTAACCTACGGTCAATCGATTACCGATGCTTGCATTAGCTGGGAAACGACGGAAGAGCTCTTGCTGAATCTCGCCAACGCCGTAGCCCAACGCCGCGCTCTGGCGCATTTGGAATAA
- a CDS encoding Fur family transcriptional regulator: MSQAALAQASELITNTRARVTPARVNILAVLLSAQRPLSHQDVLAALEPEADRVTVYRVLDWLTDMGLAHKLSGDDRVWRFSVASAPHQHAHFQCTSCGRFYCLEHVSNDLSLTVPPQFLVNAVEITVKGVCADCLK, translated from the coding sequence ATGAGCCAAGCTGCGCTCGCGCAAGCGAGCGAACTCATCACCAATACCCGCGCTCGCGTTACACCGGCGCGGGTTAATATTTTGGCTGTCTTGCTGTCGGCACAGCGCCCGCTGTCGCATCAAGACGTGCTTGCTGCGCTTGAGCCAGAAGCGGATCGGGTCACGGTTTACCGTGTCTTAGATTGGCTCACCGACATGGGCTTGGCGCACAAATTATCGGGTGACGACCGCGTATGGCGGTTCTCAGTGGCCTCAGCGCCGCATCAACATGCACATTTTCAATGTACTTCTTGCGGGCGGTTCTATTGCCTAGAGCATGTGAGCAACGATTTATCTCTCACCGTACCACCTCAATTTTTAGTCAACGCGGTTGAAATCACGGTTAAAGGCGTTTGTGCCGATTGCCTGAAGTAA
- the dksA gene encoding RNA polymerase-binding protein DksA — MAKLTEQDIIGWKGSEDDYMNADQLEFFRERLLQMKEELVINATQTTNHLQEQEATPDPADRATLEEEYALELRTRDRERKLLLKIDSTIRKIDDNNYGFCEDTGEPIGLLRLLARPTASLTVEAQERRERQKKQYAD; from the coding sequence ATGGCCAAGCTCACAGAACAAGACATCATCGGCTGGAAAGGTTCCGAAGATGATTATATGAATGCGGACCAGCTCGAGTTTTTCCGCGAGCGTTTATTGCAAATGAAAGAAGAATTGGTCATCAATGCCACGCAAACGACCAATCATTTGCAAGAGCAAGAAGCGACCCCTGATCCGGCCGACCGCGCTACATTGGAAGAAGAGTACGCATTAGAGTTGCGCACACGTGATCGTGAACGCAAATTGTTGCTGAAAATCGATTCAACCATTCGCAAAATTGACGACAATAACTACGGCTTCTGTGAAGATACTGGCGAGCCTATCGGTCTATTGCGTTTGTTGGCACGCCCAACTGCGTCATTGACGGTAGAAGCGCAAGAACGCCGCGAACGTCAGAAAAAGCAATACGCAGACTAA
- a CDS encoding c-type cytochrome: MLRVILISALLASPAIAAEDGAKVAAKYNCLACHSVDKKIVGPSYKDVAAKYKGQKDAEAMLMAEVRKGLPGGKWGKIPMPAQQIEEKDLRVIIRWVLAQ; encoded by the coding sequence ATGCTCCGAGTTATTTTAATTTCTGCATTACTAGCGTCACCGGCAATTGCGGCAGAAGATGGTGCAAAAGTGGCGGCAAAATACAACTGTTTAGCCTGTCATTCAGTCGATAAAAAAATTGTTGGTCCTTCGTACAAAGACGTTGCTGCTAAGTACAAAGGTCAGAAAGACGCCGAGGCAATGTTGATGGCAGAAGTGCGCAAAGGCTTGCCTGGCGGGAAGTGGGGCAAGATTCCAATGCCTGCACAGCAGATTGAAGAGAAAGATCTGCGGGTGATTATTCGTTGGGTTTTGGCTCAGTAA
- a CDS encoding energy transducer TonB — protein MAIAIGFSIIAHAFPIFGIKFVMPDPRQFLSQQPLDIVLVNQKTKSKPTKTDVEAQADLDGGGNTDAANHRVKSALPADSRAPSPELEQVEAQQKQLEDRSTQLMTQLKNTTTLQSDSKNTPEKPEGSGKEAEERKQQELKMAGLAAQIDKQNHAYQSKPRKAFVGARAKQTSVAMYMDDWRQKIEKVGTLAYPVDPNGNKIYGQLRVTVEIAADGRLIHAEIDKSSGNPQLDKAAVRILKMSSPFKKLPPDMLDAAGKPAQILVITRTWTFERQTTSID, from the coding sequence ATGGCAATTGCCATTGGTTTTTCAATCATTGCGCACGCCTTTCCCATTTTTGGCATTAAATTTGTCATGCCCGATCCACGACAATTTCTATCGCAGCAGCCACTTGATATTGTGCTGGTGAACCAAAAAACCAAGAGCAAGCCGACAAAAACAGATGTTGAGGCTCAAGCCGACCTCGACGGCGGCGGCAATACTGATGCGGCGAATCACCGCGTAAAATCCGCCTTACCTGCCGATAGCCGCGCGCCATCACCCGAGCTAGAGCAAGTCGAAGCGCAGCAAAAACAGCTCGAAGATCGCTCTACGCAGTTGATGACTCAACTCAAAAACACCACCACCTTGCAATCAGACAGTAAAAACACGCCAGAAAAACCGGAAGGCAGCGGAAAAGAAGCAGAAGAGAGAAAGCAACAAGAGCTCAAAATGGCGGGTTTAGCCGCGCAAATTGATAAACAAAATCACGCCTATCAAAGCAAACCGCGCAAAGCCTTTGTCGGTGCGCGCGCCAAACAAACCAGCGTTGCGATGTATATGGACGACTGGCGGCAAAAAATCGAAAAAGTCGGCACGCTCGCTTATCCTGTCGATCCGAACGGGAATAAAATATATGGGCAATTGCGCGTCACCGTTGAAATCGCCGCCGATGGCCGACTCATCCACGCAGAAATCGACAAATCTTCTGGCAATCCACAGCTCGATAAAGCTGCGGTGCGAATTTTGAAAATGTCGTCACCGTTCAAAAAACTGCCGCCCGACATGCTCGATGCGGCAGGTAAACCCGCGCAAATCCTCGTGATTACCCGCACTTGGACGTTCGAGCGCCAAACGACGTCGATCGACTAA